One genomic region from Sorangium aterium encodes:
- a CDS encoding permease → MLALAVALSIAGLAAGPLLVALGRRQALPTSALDGLTLGLVPALVLTRHLPHVVEEIGAQAVLWAALGYAALGLTEHRRRDTGEVLGREIAFSALAVHGLLDGAGLALAVAAADSGADGVLFASAVLVHRLPEGLSLAARFLPAWGWRQLAARLGLLGLLTVLGALLGQRAVESLPHESFEVFIAFGLGVLLRLVVHTHEAPPRSARARTTSAIAFTSGLCVALALPSPESSFTSAHASELSIAESLGPLFVETAPAMLAGLAMVGLLRAFSPSVLRRSTGWLRGGAALPRAARSLASGLPLPLCACGVAPRLQRLPRASAPVAAVVAVVLCAPALDPAGALLSLRVLGLPFTAARVAGGALLAVLVALLVARVAGAPGSSAAPPCGAPPAMAGAVASPGARLRAAVAEAVGPALDHVAAWYVVGLALAAVLEASIAPAAARVLDAPADVLVSALLAVPAHVCAQGAAPLAAAMIHKGLPVGAALAFLVAGPATHIAALGALHRAFGARAAAVSALFSVAFAVALGLVANAFVPLSAVPDLHDLAPQEHSTIAWVCAAALGALLLSSFMRLGPRAWFGGMRGAGDTGAPGSDEPHAPCAHAHRCSASGAPDDHGAPPA, encoded by the coding sequence ATGCTCGCGCTCGCCGTCGCCCTGTCGATCGCCGGCCTCGCCGCGGGGCCGCTCCTCGTGGCGCTCGGCCGGCGCCAGGCGCTGCCGACGTCGGCGCTCGACGGGCTGACGCTCGGCCTCGTGCCCGCGCTCGTGCTCACGCGCCACCTGCCGCACGTGGTCGAGGAGATCGGGGCGCAGGCGGTCCTCTGGGCGGCGCTCGGGTACGCGGCGCTCGGGCTCACGGAGCACAGGAGGCGTGACACCGGCGAGGTGCTGGGGCGCGAGATCGCGTTCTCGGCGCTCGCCGTGCACGGGTTGCTCGACGGCGCCGGGCTCGCGCTCGCCGTGGCCGCGGCCGACAGCGGCGCGGACGGGGTGCTCTTCGCGAGCGCCGTCCTCGTGCACCGGCTGCCCGAGGGGCTGTCGCTCGCGGCGCGCTTTCTGCCCGCCTGGGGGTGGCGGCAGCTCGCCGCGCGCCTCGGGCTCCTCGGGCTGCTCACGGTGCTCGGCGCCCTCCTAGGCCAGCGCGCCGTGGAGAGCCTCCCTCACGAGTCGTTCGAGGTGTTCATCGCGTTCGGCCTCGGTGTCCTCCTGCGGCTCGTGGTCCACACGCACGAGGCGCCACCTCGGAGCGCGCGCGCGCGGACCACGAGCGCGATCGCCTTCACCTCGGGGCTCTGCGTCGCGCTCGCGCTCCCCAGCCCGGAGAGCTCCTTCACGAGCGCGCACGCGTCCGAGCTGTCGATCGCGGAGTCGCTCGGCCCGCTGTTCGTCGAGACGGCGCCCGCCATGCTCGCCGGGCTCGCCATGGTGGGGCTCCTGCGCGCGTTCTCTCCGAGCGTCCTGCGTCGCTCGACCGGCTGGCTGCGCGGCGGTGCGGCGCTGCCCCGGGCCGCCCGCAGCCTGGCGTCTGGGCTGCCGCTGCCCCTCTGCGCCTGTGGCGTTGCGCCGCGCCTGCAGCGGCTCCCGCGCGCGAGCGCGCCGGTCGCCGCGGTCGTCGCCGTCGTCCTCTGCGCCCCGGCGCTCGATCCCGCCGGCGCGCTGCTCTCGCTGCGGGTGCTCGGCCTGCCGTTCACCGCGGCGCGCGTCGCGGGCGGCGCGCTCCTCGCCGTGCTGGTCGCGCTCCTCGTCGCCAGGGTGGCCGGGGCGCCAGGATCGAGCGCTGCGCCTCCCTGCGGCGCGCCGCCCGCCATGGCAGGGGCCGTGGCATCGCCGGGCGCGCGGCTCCGCGCCGCCGTCGCCGAAGCCGTAGGTCCAGCGCTCGATCACGTGGCCGCCTGGTACGTCGTGGGCCTGGCGCTCGCCGCCGTCCTCGAGGCGTCCATCGCGCCGGCCGCAGCGCGCGTGCTCGACGCGCCGGCCGACGTCCTCGTGAGCGCGCTCCTCGCAGTGCCCGCTCACGTGTGCGCGCAAGGCGCGGCGCCGCTCGCCGCGGCGATGATCCACAAGGGGCTCCCTGTCGGCGCGGCGCTCGCGTTCCTCGTGGCGGGGCCCGCGACCCACATCGCGGCGCTCGGCGCGCTGCATCGGGCGTTCGGAGCGCGCGCCGCCGCTGTCTCCGCGCTCTTCAGCGTCGCCTTCGCCGTCGCGCTCGGCCTCGTCGCGAACGCCTTCGTCCCCCTCTCGGCGGTCCCGGACCTCCACGATCTCGCGCCCCAGGAGCACTCCACCATCGCGTGGGTCTGCGCGGCCGCGCTCGGCGCGCTCCTGCTCTCGAGCTTCATGAGGCTCGGCCCTCGCGCATGGTTCGGCGGCATGCGTGGCGCCGGCGATACCGGTGCGCCCGGGTCAGACGAGCCGCATGCGCCCTGCGCACACGCGCATCGCTGCAGCGCGAGCGGCGCACCGGACGACCATGGCGCGCCGCCCGCCTGA